One window of Papaver somniferum cultivar HN1 chromosome 9, ASM357369v1, whole genome shotgun sequence genomic DNA carries:
- the LOC113314333 gene encoding embryonic protein DC-8-like, with translation MASRQAKEEKAEHLAREAAAELRDVNRDRRYEEESKIKYDEEPQQQQQQRPGVIGSVLKAVQGTFDHAKEAVTGSKTAAHDYGTTADQTTTLGQGTEYYESGVPMGSGYGEDYTATAAQKTKEMKDTAGERTKEYAGSAAEKARQAKDSTVDTAKEYTGSAADKARQAREAAERKTREYADTTKDYAGSAAEKARQAKDATVDTTYDYAGRAADTTKEYAGAAAEKARQAKDATADTTYDYAGRAADQTKEYAGAAAEKARQAKDATVDTTKSYAGSAADKTKEYAGYAADKARQAKDASVDTTKEYAGYAADKARQTKDATVDTTKEYAGYAADRARQAKDATVDTTKDYAGSAAEKARQAKDATIDTTKDYAGSAAEKARQAKDATVDTTMDYAGSAADKAREAKDYTAEKAVEGKDTAVGKIVDLKDSAADAARRAMDFLTGKKDEAKDKTYETAEAAKGKTYDTAQAAKDKTYETAQAARDKTYGAAQTAKDKTYETAQAAKDRTYGAAQTAEDKTYETAQSAKEKAAQTGQATKEKMGETEEATRQKMEDMKLRGEEYKEGAKQRAGSAHAYGHDDEGERGTAAHSNVFGAIGSVTEAIKEKFTTPKDVVERARLQTDDSKSRSAGTGHEKITVDVERETPAGQVSSRLKASDQMSGQTFNDVGKVEDATTTVRLKRDSQGKM, from the exons ATGGCGTCAAGACAAGCAAAAGAAGAGAAAGCTGAGCATTTAGCTAGGGAAGCAGCAGCTGAATTAAGAGATGTTAATAGAGATAGGaggtatgaagaagaatcaaAGATCAAGTATGACGAGGaaccacagcaacaacaacaacaaaggcCTGGTGTTATTGGGAGTGTTCTGAAAGCTGTTCAAGGTACTTTTGATCATGCCAAAGAAGCTGTGACTGGTTCTAAAACTGCTGCTCATGATTATGGTACTACTGCTGATCAGACTACTACATTGGGTCAAGGAACTGAGTACTATGAAAGTGGTGTCCCTATGGGCTCTGGTTATGGCGAGGACTATACTGCTACTGCTGCGCAGAAAACTAAGGAGATGAAAGATACTGCAGGGGAGAGAACAAAAGAGTATGCCGGGAGTGCTGCTGAGAAAGCCAGGCAGGCGAAAGACTCTACGGTTGATACCGCCAAAGAGTACACTGGCAGTGCTGCTGATAAGGCAAGGCAGGCGAGAGAAGCTGCTGAAAGGAAGACTAGGGAGTACGCAGATACCACCAAGGATTATGCTGGAAGTGCAGCTGAAAAGGCTAGACAAGCAAAAGATGCGACTGTCGACACAACCTATGATTATGCTGGAAGAGCTGCTGATACGACCAAAGAGTATGCTGGAGCCGCAGCTGAGAAGGCAAGACAAGCAAAGGATGCAACTGCGGACACTACCTATGATTATGCTGGCAGAGCCGCAGATCAAACTAAAGAGTATGCTGGCGCTGCAGCTGAGAAGGCAAGACAAGCCAAGGATGCAACGGTGGATACAACTAAAAGTTATGCTGGAAGCGCAGCAGATAAGACTAAAGAATATGCTGGATATGCAGCTGATAAAGCAAGGCAAGCAAAAGATGCGTCTGTGGACACCACAAAGGAGTATGCTGGCTATGCTGCTGATAAGGCAAGACAAACCAAGGATGCTACTGTTGACACCACAAAAGAGTATGCTGGATATGCCGCTGACAGAGCAAGACAGGCCAAGGATGCTACTGTTGACACCACAAAGGACTATGCGGGAAGTGCAGCTGAGAAGGCTAGGCAGGCCAAGGATGCAACAATAGACACCACAAAAGATTATGCAGGAAGTGCGGCAGAAAAAGCTAGGCAAGCTAAGGATGCTACAGTAGACACCACGATGGACTATGCTGGGAGTGCAGCCGACAAGGCGAGAGAAGCAAAGGATTATACTGCTGAGAAGGCTGTTGAAGGCAAAGATACTGCAGTTGGTAAGATTGTTGATCTTAAGGACTCTGCAGCTGATGCCGCTAGAAGAGCTATGGATTTCTTGACTGGTAAGAAGGATGAAGCCAAAGACAAAACCTATGAGACTGCTGAAGCAGCGAAAGGCAAGACTTATGACACTGCTCAAGCAGCCAAGGATAAGACTTATGAGACTGCTCAGGCAGCCAGGGACAAGACATATGGGGCAGCTCAAACAGCCAAGGATAAGACGTATGAAACTGCTCAAGCAGCCAAGGACAGGACATACGGGGCAGCTCAAACGGCCGAAGATAAGACATACGAAACTGCTCAATCAGCCAAAGAGAAGGCAGCTCAAACTGGTCAAGCAACCAAG GAGAAAATGGGTGAAACGGAGGAGGCAACAAGACAGAAAATGGAAGATATGAAATTAAGGGGAGAAGAGTACAAAGAAGGTGCTAAGCAGAGAGCTGGTTCTGCTCATGCTTATGGTCACGATGATGAAGGTGAAAG GGGAACTGCAGCACATTCAAACGTATTTGGTGCAATTGGAAGTGTAACAGAAGCAATCAAAGAGAAATTCACAACACCGAAGGATGTTGTTGAGAGAGCAAGGCTTCAAACTGATGATTCCAAATCTAGGTCTGCTGGAACTGGCCATGAAAAGATTACTGTTGATGTGGAACGAGAAACACCAGCTGGTCAAGTTTCATCTAGATTGAAAGCTTCCGATCAAATGAGTGGTCAGACTTTCAATGATGTTGGAAAGGTGGAAGATGCAACCACGACTGTACGCCTCAAGCGTGATAGCCAGGGTAAAATGTAA
- the LOC113313307 gene encoding magnesium transporter MRS2-11, chloroplastic-like, with translation MAVSHRTNLRLLQFPLICSSERKCTYVISEGSSNSNSLIRSLFTSKCNYISLRRRRNAFLFVPVTILFSRRVKCFTKSTDENWALGESIDQEWNDDGDNNDDGAELSSNSSGVGDFTTRQVSVSGNQHLNEPQKLSSDSLSLGIKEPIYEVVEVKSNGEQSIQKISRRQLLKSSGLRPRDIRSVDPSLWMTNSAPTLLVREHAILFNLGSLRAIAMQERVLIFDYNRKGAKAFLEHLLPRLVPKDVNGVPSMPFELEVVEAALVSRIQRYERRLMDVEPRVVKLLEVLPNRLTADVLEQLRLSKQTLVELGSRAGALKQMLLDLLEDPDEIRRMCIMGRDCTIRKGSTDMDCAFDVDKQIAEEEEEEIEMLLENYLQRCESCHAQAERLLDSAKEMEDSIAVNLSSRRLEVSRVELLLQVGTFFVAIGALVAGIFGMNLKSYLEEHVFAFWWTTGGIILGAFAGFFLMYTYLKARKILY, from the exons ATGGCTGTTTCACATCGAACAAATCTTCGTCTTCTCCAATTTCCACTCATCTGTTCTTCTGAGAGAAAATGCACTTATGTGATTTCAGAGGGTTCTTCAAATTCGAACTCTCTAATTCGATCTTTATTTACATCGAAATGTAATTACATATCTCTTCGGAGGAGGAGAAATGCTTTTTTGTTTGTTCCGGTTACAATATTGTTTTCTCGTAGAGTGAAATGTTTCACAAAATCTACTGATGAGAATTGGGCACTAGGAGAAAGTATTGACCAAGAATGGAACGATGATGGTGATAATAATGATGATGGTGCTGAATTGAGTAGTAATTCCAGTGGTGTTGGTGATTTTACTACTCGACAAGTTTCAGTTTCGGGGAATCAACACTTGAATGAACCACAGAAGTTGTCTAGTGATTCTCTTTCATTGGGAATAAAGGAGCCTATTTATGAG GTGGTAGAAGTGAAGTCGAATGGTGAACAATCGATTCAGAAGATTAGTCGGCGGCAGCTGTTGAAATCCAGTG GTCTTCGTCCACGTGATATTCGGAGTGTGGATCCATCGCTATGGATGACAAACTCAGCGCCTACTTTGCTG GTTAGAGAACATGCTATTCTATTCAATCTTGGCTCGCTGCGTGCAATTGCTATGCAAGAGCGTGTGCTTATATTTGATTATAACAG GAAGGGAGCAAAGGCTTTTCTAGAACATTTGCTGCCTCGGTTAGTCCCTAAAGATGTAAATGGAGTGCCGTCAATGCCATTTGAACTAGAG GTAGTTGAAGCTGCACTGGTATCCCGGATACAGCGTTATGAGCGAAGACTGATGGACGTGGAACCTCGT GTTGTAAAACTACTGGAAGTTTTGCCCAATCGGCTGACAGCTGATGTATTGGAGCAACTTCGTTTGAGTAAGCAAACCTTG GTTGAATTGGGTTCACGAGCAGGGGCACTCAAACAAATGCTGCTTGACCTTTTAGAAGATCCCGATGAGATACGCCGTATGTGCATCATGGGAAGAGATTGCACCATTAGGAAAGGGAGCACTGACATGGATTGTGCTTTTGATGTAGACAAACAAATCGCTGAAG aagaagaggaagaaatagaGATGCTCTTGGAAAACTATCTACAAAG ATGTGAATCTTGTCATGCTCAGGCTGAGAGACTGCTTGATTCGGCAAAGGAAATGGAAGACTCTATTGCTGTGAACCTAAG TTCTCGGAGACTTGAGGTCAGTAGAGTGGAACTGCTTCTTCAGGTTGGCACATTTTTTGTAGCTATTGGTGCTCTTGTAGCAG GTATATTTGGTATGAATCTAAAGTCTTATCTGGAAGAACATGTG TTTGCATTTTGGTGGACAACAGGTGGAATCATACTCGGTGCTTTTGCGGGATTCTTTCTTATGTACACTTACCTCAAGGCGAGGAAAATATTATATTAG
- the LOC113312768 gene encoding triosephosphate isomerase, cytosolic-like: protein MNFVCVLADYNAFVCVSADFSSGGAFGVSVFEAAVKHENKVQKISRLDFIFHYLSVSAFVCLSSVLVYKRSCVVEVQVLEEDEKVVVVASSGSCVSVESIEMLSSLNIPWVILNLFERSAMLNESNELFRKKVAYALSQGFKVIDGVSETLE, encoded by the exons ATGAATTTTGTATGTGTACTAGCAGATTACAATGCGTTTGTATGTGTGTCAGCAGATTTTAGTAGTGGCGGTGCTTTTGGA gtgtctgtgtttgAGGCAGCTGTGAAGCATGAAAACAAGGTTCAAAAGATATCACGACTTGATTTCATTTTTCACTACTTGTCTGTTTCTGCGTTTG tttgctTATCTTCAGTTTTGGTCTACAAACGAAGCTGTGTGGTGGAGGTAcaggttttggaggaggatgagAAGGTAGTGGTGGTGGCCAGCAGCGGTTCATGTGTCTCTGTTGAAAG TATTGAGATGCTTTCCAGTTTAAACATCCCCTGGGTTATTCTCAACCTCTTTGAAAGAAGTGCTATGCTAAATGAATCAAATGag CTCTTTAGAAAGAAAGTTGCATATGCACTTTCTCAAGGATTTAAGGTGATTGATGGTGTCAGTGAGACTCTTGAATAA
- the LOC113311827 gene encoding probable U3 small nucleolar RNA-associated protein 7 isoform X1, translated as MSILEEEEETKPQQVIRSIDKEMMDDLDALYKRTDELDLKHELDLKNELELKQKKYQRGDGVKLEGLKDKKLRGQLAVREELIGQSANVAAKAEKWLNSVNTGYLEAEGMEKTWNYKNQDIVRSVDLLSSKKAMDLVLPVLGPYTMDYTANGRYMAMAGRKGHLAIIDTQTLKQIKEFQVRETVRDVAFFHNELYFAAAQKKYTYIYNNHGIELHCIKEHGAVQKLQFLRNHFLLATINKFGQLRYQDVTTGFMVSNFRTGLGRCDVMQVNPFNAVVGLGHSCGKVTMWKPTSAVPLVKMQCHNGRISAIAHHPGGNLMATSALDGKIKLWDLRKFEVLKTYFRHANTLDFSQNGLLAIGNGSRVQIWKDNGDQYYGRYMTHDIAKGYQVGEAKFQPYEDVLCLGHTMGISTILVPGSGEANFDTFVANPFETKKQRREKEIKALLDKLPPETVMLNPTKIGTLKPARKKEQPSQKELEAEKEDAVVAVKLAPRKKKTKGRSKPSKIESKKQESIMKAKRPYLDQQMKEEESRKKLKVTEVQLPKALARFARKKAAVS; from the exons ATGTCGATattagaagaagaggaagaaactaAACCTCAACAAGTTATTCGCTCTATTGATAAG GAGATGATGGATGACTTAGACGCCCTTTATAAAAGGACAGATGAGCTGGATTTGAAGCATGAGCTCGATTTGAAGAATGAGCTCGAGTTGAAGCAAAAAAAGTATCAACGAGGTGATGGTGTTAAGTTGGAG GGTTTAAAAGATAAGAAGCTGAGAGGTCAACTTGCCGTTAGAGAAGAGTTGATTGGCCAATCTGCAAATGTTGCTGCAAAGGCTGAGAAG TGGCTGAATTCAGTTAACACAGGCTATTTGGAGGCTGAAGGGATGGAGAAGACGTGGAATTATAAAAATCAAGATATCGTCCGTAGTGTAGATCTGTTAAGCTCAAAGAAGGCAATGGATTTGGTCTTACCAG TACTTGGTCCATACACAATGGACTATACCGCAAATGGTCGTTATATGGCTATGGCAGGACGAAAGGGTCACCTAGCAATCATAGACACACAAACTTTAAAACAGATCAAAGAGTTTCAG GTCAGGGAAACTGTACGTGATGTTGCGTTCTTCCACAATGAGCTATATTTTGCTGCAGCACAGAAAAA GTACACATATATTTACAATAATCATGGCATAGAACTCCACTGTATTAAG GAACATGGGGCAGTGCAGaagcttcagtttctgagaaatcaTTTCCTCTTggcaacaataaacaaatttggacAACTTCGCTACCAAGATGTCACTACGGGGTTTATGGTTTCAAACTTTCGAACAGGTCTCGGCCGTTGTGATGTAATGCAGGTGAATCCATTCAATGCTGTTGTGGGGTTGGGTCACTCATGTGGTAAAGTCACTATGTGGAAGCCCACTAGTGCCGTTCCTCTAGTCAAAATGCAGTGCCATAACGGGCGCATCTCTGCCATTGCGCACCACCCTGGAGGTAACCTAATGGCTACATCAGCGTTGGATGGTAAAATTAAGCTTTGGGATTTGAGAAAATTCGAAGTTCTAAAGACTTACTTTCGTCATGCTAATACCTTGGACTTCAGTCAGAATGGTTTGCTTGCTATTGGAAACGGATCTCGTGTGCAAATTTGGAAGGATAATGGGGACCAATATTATGGTCGTTACATGACTCATGATATAGCTAAAGGGTATCAGGTGGGAGAAGCGAAGTTCCAGCCCTATGAGGATGTTCTATGCCTTGGACACACCATGGGTATTTCCACTATTTTAGTTCCTGGATCTGGAGAAGCTAACTTCGATACATTCGTAGCAAATCCGTTTGAAACTAAAAAACAGAGAAGGGAGAAGGAGATTAAAGCCCTTCTTGACAAACTACCCCCTGAAACAGTCATGTTGAACCCCACGAAGATAGGAACATTGAAGCCAGCAAGGAAGAAAGAACAACCATCTCAAAAGGAGCTGGAGGCTGAAAAAGAAGATGCTGTTGTTGCTGTCAAACTTGCTCCacgaaagaagaaaacaaagggaAGGAGCAAGCCAAGTAAGATAGAAAGCAAGAAGCAGGAAAGTATCATGAAAGCTAAAAGACCTTACTTGGATCAGCAAATGAAGGAGGAAGAATCTAGAAAGAAACTGAAAGTAACTGAAGTTCAGCTCCCTAAAGCCCTAGCACGATTTGCCCGTAAAAAGGCAGCTGTGTCCTAA
- the LOC113311827 gene encoding probable U3 small nucleolar RNA-associated protein 7 isoform X2 has product MEKTWNYKNQDIVRSVDLLSSKKAMDLVLPVLGPYTMDYTANGRYMAMAGRKGHLAIIDTQTLKQIKEFQVRETVRDVAFFHNELYFAAAQKKYTYIYNNHGIELHCIKEHGAVQKLQFLRNHFLLATINKFGQLRYQDVTTGFMVSNFRTGLGRCDVMQVNPFNAVVGLGHSCGKVTMWKPTSAVPLVKMQCHNGRISAIAHHPGGNLMATSALDGKIKLWDLRKFEVLKTYFRHANTLDFSQNGLLAIGNGSRVQIWKDNGDQYYGRYMTHDIAKGYQVGEAKFQPYEDVLCLGHTMGISTILVPGSGEANFDTFVANPFETKKQRREKEIKALLDKLPPETVMLNPTKIGTLKPARKKEQPSQKELEAEKEDAVVAVKLAPRKKKTKGRSKPSKIESKKQESIMKAKRPYLDQQMKEEESRKKLKVTEVQLPKALARFARKKAAVS; this is encoded by the exons ATGGAGAAGACGTGGAATTATAAAAATCAAGATATCGTCCGTAGTGTAGATCTGTTAAGCTCAAAGAAGGCAATGGATTTGGTCTTACCAG TACTTGGTCCATACACAATGGACTATACCGCAAATGGTCGTTATATGGCTATGGCAGGACGAAAGGGTCACCTAGCAATCATAGACACACAAACTTTAAAACAGATCAAAGAGTTTCAG GTCAGGGAAACTGTACGTGATGTTGCGTTCTTCCACAATGAGCTATATTTTGCTGCAGCACAGAAAAA GTACACATATATTTACAATAATCATGGCATAGAACTCCACTGTATTAAG GAACATGGGGCAGTGCAGaagcttcagtttctgagaaatcaTTTCCTCTTggcaacaataaacaaatttggacAACTTCGCTACCAAGATGTCACTACGGGGTTTATGGTTTCAAACTTTCGAACAGGTCTCGGCCGTTGTGATGTAATGCAGGTGAATCCATTCAATGCTGTTGTGGGGTTGGGTCACTCATGTGGTAAAGTCACTATGTGGAAGCCCACTAGTGCCGTTCCTCTAGTCAAAATGCAGTGCCATAACGGGCGCATCTCTGCCATTGCGCACCACCCTGGAGGTAACCTAATGGCTACATCAGCGTTGGATGGTAAAATTAAGCTTTGGGATTTGAGAAAATTCGAAGTTCTAAAGACTTACTTTCGTCATGCTAATACCTTGGACTTCAGTCAGAATGGTTTGCTTGCTATTGGAAACGGATCTCGTGTGCAAATTTGGAAGGATAATGGGGACCAATATTATGGTCGTTACATGACTCATGATATAGCTAAAGGGTATCAGGTGGGAGAAGCGAAGTTCCAGCCCTATGAGGATGTTCTATGCCTTGGACACACCATGGGTATTTCCACTATTTTAGTTCCTGGATCTGGAGAAGCTAACTTCGATACATTCGTAGCAAATCCGTTTGAAACTAAAAAACAGAGAAGGGAGAAGGAGATTAAAGCCCTTCTTGACAAACTACCCCCTGAAACAGTCATGTTGAACCCCACGAAGATAGGAACATTGAAGCCAGCAAGGAAGAAAGAACAACCATCTCAAAAGGAGCTGGAGGCTGAAAAAGAAGATGCTGTTGTTGCTGTCAAACTTGCTCCacgaaagaagaaaacaaagggaAGGAGCAAGCCAAGTAAGATAGAAAGCAAGAAGCAGGAAAGTATCATGAAAGCTAAAAGACCTTACTTGGATCAGCAAATGAAGGAGGAAGAATCTAGAAAGAAACTGAAAGTAACTGAAGTTCAGCTCCCTAAAGCCCTAGCACGATTTGCCCGTAAAAAGGCAGCTGTGTCCTAA